In Paenibacillus sonchi, a single genomic region encodes these proteins:
- a CDS encoding carbon-nitrogen family hydrolase, with protein sequence MFMKISLLQLDIAFGNPQVNYAAAERKIREAAAQGTDCVILPELWTTGYDLTRLAEIADPEGNATKALMSGLARELGIHIVAGSVASRHDSGITNSMYVFSRTGELAGEYSKLHLFRLMDEHLYLQPGAAKGLFTLDGASCAGLICYDIRFPEWVRAHTASGAEILFISAEWPLPRLAHWRALLISRAIENQCYVIACNRAGEDPSNTFAGHSMIIDPWGEVICEASGGEEILRGEIDLQKVREVRAQIPVFPDRRPELYQ encoded by the coding sequence CTGTTCATGAAAATCTCCCTGCTTCAGCTCGATATAGCATTCGGCAATCCCCAGGTGAATTATGCTGCGGCAGAACGCAAAATCCGCGAGGCCGCCGCTCAAGGGACGGATTGTGTGATCCTCCCGGAGCTGTGGACGACCGGTTATGATTTAACCCGGCTGGCCGAAATCGCCGATCCTGAGGGGAATGCCACCAAGGCGTTGATGTCCGGCTTAGCCCGCGAGCTTGGCATCCATATTGTAGCCGGCTCCGTTGCCAGCAGGCATGACAGCGGCATTACCAACAGCATGTATGTATTCAGCCGTACCGGGGAACTCGCCGGGGAGTACAGCAAGCTGCATCTGTTCCGGCTGATGGATGAACATCTGTACCTGCAGCCCGGGGCAGCCAAAGGGTTGTTCACCCTGGACGGAGCAAGCTGCGCCGGGCTGATCTGCTATGATATCCGCTTTCCCGAATGGGTCCGTGCCCATACAGCGTCCGGTGCCGAGATACTGTTCATCAGCGCCGAATGGCCGCTGCCGCGTCTCGCCCATTGGCGTGCCCTGCTGATCAGCCGGGCCATTGAAAACCAATGTTATGTCATAGCGTGCAACCGTGCAGGCGAGGACCCGTCCAACACTTTTGCAGGCCATTCGATGATCATCGATCCATGGGGAGAGGTAATCTGCGAAGCCTCGGGAGGGGAGGAGATTCTGCGCGGTGAGATAGATTTGCAGAAGGTGCGGGAGGTCCGGGCGCAGATTCCGGTTTTTCCCGACCGGAGGCCGGAGCTGTACCAGTAA
- a CDS encoding phospholipase D-like domain-containing protein translates to MRNIHRNSRLLLEGWNEGLQRDVVDVVNYYISGGSLGAVAGPAERLTSLMDTALEGGAARAYRQEIGGVITEAGQLAELPGFSTGLLEQLAAEVRRLDSGKLRALAPQTTRNNRVDAFVNGPQCLDMLLEEIGKARRYIHLSIMLFFNDGSGNRIADALLRALERGVQVRIMVNYTVTALGYGHNLEVGKFSEISDRLKKAGAKLQDTFNSYYIAAEWHRKRAELKAQDVPESILFLQDKVQEDVELTGLNVIDHRKFMIIDGITSIIGSLNFGDQYTFAGPIEPSASVQVDGRPMGVPAREEEWHDGCFRIRGAAALPLNAVFRSRWLLLGGDPFDPEDAFYRPEGNTDLGSEECTLFVSFPGNPVNLIQQYYLDLITYAAEETVIVNPYLIDQAFWDRLGGLGPERSRHLTICNPLEVNDHPTNRAAVRSNMYNPFCNGVSFYDYSATGRFSHWKITYDHRSRAVFHGSYNINERSACHDFELGLLVKGEAFAAKVKAMIDYDLSVSRKITDKKEFFKHPWMHPSTYVNKATQNYT, encoded by the coding sequence GTGAGAAATATACATAGGAACAGCAGACTGCTTCTTGAAGGATGGAATGAAGGACTGCAGCGGGATGTTGTTGATGTTGTGAATTATTATATATCCGGCGGCTCACTGGGGGCGGTTGCCGGTCCGGCGGAACGGCTTACATCATTGATGGACACGGCGCTGGAGGGAGGCGCTGCCCGCGCATACCGCCAGGAGATCGGCGGTGTAATTACGGAGGCCGGGCAGCTCGCTGAACTGCCGGGCTTCAGTACGGGGCTGCTTGAACAGCTTGCCGCTGAGGTCCGGCGGCTGGATTCCGGCAAGCTTCGGGCACTGGCTCCGCAGACCACCCGCAATAACCGGGTGGATGCTTTTGTCAACGGCCCGCAGTGCCTGGACATGCTCCTGGAGGAGATCGGCAAGGCCCGGCGTTATATTCATCTGTCTATCATGCTGTTTTTTAATGACGGTTCGGGCAACCGGATTGCGGACGCGCTGCTGCGCGCGCTGGAGCGGGGGGTTCAGGTGCGCATTATGGTGAATTACACCGTCACTGCGCTTGGATATGGGCATAACCTCGAAGTCGGGAAATTCAGTGAAATCTCAGACCGGCTGAAGAAAGCGGGAGCCAAGCTGCAGGACACGTTCAATTCCTACTATATTGCTGCGGAGTGGCATAGGAAACGGGCTGAATTGAAGGCTCAGGATGTGCCTGAGAGCATCCTTTTCCTTCAAGATAAAGTACAGGAGGATGTGGAGCTGACCGGTCTGAATGTGATTGACCACCGCAAATTTATGATCATCGACGGCATCACCTCTATCATCGGCAGCCTGAATTTCGGGGACCAGTATACGTTTGCTGGACCGATTGAACCCTCTGCCTCTGTGCAGGTTGACGGGCGTCCAATGGGGGTGCCGGCCCGGGAGGAGGAATGGCATGACGGCTGCTTCCGTATCCGGGGAGCGGCGGCCCTGCCGCTGAATGCCGTGTTCCGGTCCAGATGGCTTCTGCTCGGGGGAGATCCTTTTGATCCTGAGGATGCCTTTTACCGTCCTGAGGGCAATACGGATCTGGGTTCCGAGGAATGTACGTTGTTTGTGAGCTTTCCGGGGAATCCGGTCAATCTGATTCAGCAGTATTATCTCGATCTGATCACTTACGCTGCCGAAGAGACGGTAATCGTGAACCCGTATCTGATTGATCAGGCATTCTGGGACCGGCTGGGCGGTCTTGGACCGGAGCGCTCCCGCCATCTTACGATCTGCAATCCGCTGGAGGTCAACGATCATCCTACCAACCGTGCGGCGGTGCGCAGCAATATGTATAACCCTTTTTGCAATGGGGTATCTTTTTATGACTACAGTGCTACAGGACGCTTTTCCCATTGGAAAATCACTTATGACCACAGATCGCGCGCGGTGTTCCACGGCTCATATAACATCAACGAAAGAAGCGCCTGCCACGATTTCGAGCTGGGTCTGCTGGTGAAGGGGGAGGCCTTTGCTGCAAAAGTCAAAGCCATGATTGACTATGACCTCAGCGTGTCCCGCAAAATTACAGATAAAAAGGAATTCTTCAAGCATCCCTGGATGCACCCCAGCACCTACGTGAATAAAGCGACACAGAATTATACCTGA
- a CDS encoding pyridoxal phosphate-dependent aminotransferase: MKHFEPSMMLQSLPKQFFAALVARAGMASAAGHDVINLGQGNPDMPTPAHIVEALQAAAANPLNHKYPPFRGHRYLKEAAAGFYEREYGVRLEPDSEVAVLFGGKTGLVEVVQCLLNPGDTALVPDPGYPDYWSGIELARAVMERMPLNAENGFLPDYGTISPEAADRAKLMFLNYPNNPTGAVATEAFFRDTVKFAGQHNICVVHDFAYAALGYDGVRPPSYLQTPGAKDNGIEIYTLSKTYNMAGWRAAFAVGNASVIESLNLLQDHMYVSLFGAVQEAAAAALSGPQACVRENLDRYEARRNLLIGGLSELGWKVEAPGGSFFAWLPVPEGYTSQSFADLLLDEAHVVVAPGIGFGEYGEGYVRVGLVSDEARLAEAVKRIAGLKLFAPDRS, translated from the coding sequence GTGAAGCATTTTGAGCCTTCAATGATGTTGCAGTCCTTGCCCAAGCAGTTTTTTGCCGCCCTTGTCGCCAGAGCGGGCATGGCCTCGGCGGCAGGGCATGACGTGATCAATCTGGGACAGGGGAATCCCGATATGCCTACGCCAGCGCACATTGTCGAGGCCTTGCAGGCGGCAGCGGCCAATCCCCTCAACCATAAATATCCGCCGTTTCGCGGCCACCGCTACCTGAAGGAAGCAGCAGCCGGATTCTACGAGCGTGAATATGGAGTGAGACTTGAGCCGGACAGCGAGGTGGCGGTCCTGTTCGGCGGCAAAACCGGACTGGTCGAAGTGGTCCAGTGCCTGCTGAACCCGGGAGATACCGCGCTTGTACCGGACCCTGGATATCCCGATTACTGGTCGGGAATTGAACTGGCCCGTGCGGTGATGGAGAGGATGCCGCTGAATGCGGAGAACGGCTTTTTGCCTGATTACGGCACCATAAGCCCGGAGGCGGCAGACAGGGCGAAGCTGATGTTCCTGAACTATCCGAACAATCCGACGGGAGCCGTGGCTACGGAGGCTTTTTTCCGCGATACAGTGAAGTTTGCCGGACAGCATAACATTTGTGTGGTCCATGATTTCGCCTATGCCGCACTCGGCTATGATGGAGTACGTCCGCCCAGCTATCTTCAGACGCCGGGAGCGAAGGACAACGGCATTGAAATATATACTTTATCCAAAACTTACAACATGGCCGGGTGGCGGGCAGCGTTTGCTGTCGGAAATGCCAGTGTTATTGAGAGTCTGAACCTGCTGCAGGATCATATGTACGTCAGCCTGTTCGGTGCGGTTCAGGAAGCGGCAGCCGCAGCTTTGTCAGGTCCCCAGGCCTGTGTCCGGGAGAATCTGGACCGCTATGAAGCAAGGCGGAATCTTCTGATCGGCGGGTTGAGCGAGCTTGGCTGGAAGGTAGAGGCTCCAGGCGGCTCATTTTTTGCCTGGCTTCCGGTTCCTGAAGGCTACACCTCCCAGAGCTTTGCCGATCTGCTGTTGGATGAGGCCCATGTGGTAGTGGCGCCGGGGATCGGCTTCGGCGAATACGGTGAAGGCTATGTGCGGGTAGGTCTGGTCAGCGATGAAGCCCGGCTGGCAGAAGCTGTGAAACGGATCGCAGGGTTGAAGCTTTTTGCTCCAGACCGGTCATAA
- a CDS encoding DUF1361 domain-containing protein gives MKELNYIKVFLLLAGLSLVTLAVYGVVSQRTDTFYKFLIWNLFLAWLPFVFSMAAHELDKRKIGGLLVLPLGIAWLLFFPNAPYIMTDLVHLTIRKNLYFVSGTIQNRYWYDLITLLLFTWSGWLTGFFSLYQFQAVIYRKTNLLLSWIFVLFACGLGGYGVLLGRVYRLNSWDVLTDRHQLYQLVADSLNRQSVFFSLFIACVLLAIYATMYCLLNVLGRGNRDYSLGGRR, from the coding sequence ATGAAGGAATTGAATTACATCAAGGTATTTCTGCTTTTGGCAGGCTTGTCCCTGGTGACGCTGGCAGTTTACGGTGTAGTATCGCAGCGGACGGACACATTCTATAAATTTTTGATCTGGAATCTGTTTTTGGCCTGGCTGCCGTTCGTATTCTCCATGGCGGCCCATGAGCTGGACAAAAGGAAAATCGGCGGACTGCTGGTGCTTCCGCTTGGGATAGCCTGGCTGCTGTTTTTTCCGAATGCGCCTTATATCATGACGGATTTGGTGCATTTGACGATCCGCAAGAATCTGTATTTTGTCAGCGGTACGATCCAGAACCGCTACTGGTATGATCTGATTACGCTGCTGCTGTTCACCTGGAGCGGCTGGCTGACCGGGTTCTTCTCCCTGTACCAGTTCCAGGCCGTCATCTACCGTAAAACCAATCTGCTGCTCTCCTGGATCTTCGTACTGTTCGCCTGCGGGCTCGGGGGTTATGGCGTACTGCTCGGCCGGGTCTACCGGCTGAACAGCTGGGATGTGCTTACCGACCGGCATCAGTTGTACCAGCTTGTTGCGGACAGCCTGAACCGTCAATCTGTTTTCTTCAGCCTGTTCATTGCCTGCGTGCTGCTGGCTATTTATGCGACCATGTACTGTCTGCTGAATGTGCTGGGTAGAGGAAACCGCGACTACTCCCTAGGCGGCAGAAGGTAG
- a CDS encoding biotin/lipoate A/B protein ligase family protein has product MPGQVQGQVQEQGQVQGRVRGQVPGLVRGQMQGQVLTGMLPPVMVLFEHLAELDVSPGSGGSGIPGSEAAGALNPAVEPGGDMLLPFAFEETLCRDVGTGLIPPSVHLWSHPGGVALGLRDSKLPRAAEAMAELEGKGYRTAVRHSGGAAVPLDAGVVNVSLLLRKSPGKLDFHDDFRLLASLITEAVAVSHPQAAAQIQAGEVAGSYCPGDFDLAIGGRKFCGIAQRRQSSAYFVHAFVIVSGSGLERGQLIRGFYDTAADGADALAYPRVSPQTLAALGELGGPASAAVFAEGFRLALARRGVHLQSAGQLRHTAGYSLQYADPRVLEAARVLRERYAR; this is encoded by the coding sequence GTGCCAGGACAAGTGCAGGGACAAGTGCAGGAGCAAGGACAAGTGCAAGGGAGGGTGCGAGGACAGGTGCCGGGACTAGTGCGAGGACAAATGCAGGGACAGGTATTAACGGGGATGCTCCCGCCGGTGATGGTGCTTTTTGAGCACTTGGCGGAACTGGATGTATCACCGGGAAGCGGGGGTTCCGGTATTCCCGGGAGTGAAGCCGCAGGGGCATTAAATCCTGCGGTGGAGCCAGGCGGAGACATGCTGCTCCCGTTTGCGTTCGAAGAGACGCTCTGCCGGGATGTAGGGACGGGCCTCATTCCGCCGTCAGTACATCTGTGGAGCCATCCCGGTGGCGTTGCCCTGGGCCTGCGGGACAGCAAGCTGCCCCGGGCGGCTGAGGCGATGGCCGAACTGGAGGGGAAGGGCTACCGCACGGCGGTCCGGCATTCCGGCGGCGCGGCTGTGCCGCTGGATGCCGGGGTCGTCAACGTGTCGCTGCTGCTCCGCAAAAGTCCGGGGAAGCTGGACTTCCACGACGATTTCCGGCTGCTGGCTTCGCTGATCACAGAAGCCGTCGCGGTCAGCCATCCGCAGGCGGCGGCACAGATCCAGGCGGGCGAGGTCGCCGGATCATATTGCCCGGGCGATTTCGATTTGGCCATCGGCGGCCGCAAATTCTGCGGCATTGCCCAGCGCAGGCAGAGCAGCGCGTACTTCGTGCACGCGTTCGTAATCGTCTCCGGCTCCGGGCTGGAGCGCGGGCAGTTGATCCGCGGCTTCTACGATACTGCCGCGGACGGGGCTGACGCGCTTGCTTATCCGCGCGTCAGCCCGCAGACCCTGGCCGCGCTCGGCGAGCTTGGCGGACCGGCTTCGGCGGCAGTGTTCGCCGAAGGATTCCGCCTGGCCCTGGCCCGGCGCGGCGTCCATCTGCAGTCTGCCGGCCAGCTGCGGCATACTGCAGGGTACAGCCTCCAGTACGCTGATCCGCGCGTACTGGAGGCCGCAAGGGTGCTGCGGGAGCGCTACGCCCGCTAG
- a CDS encoding spore germination protein, whose product MKNADASRSSGQADSEISTSQLLNPSLEDNLALIRRIFSNDGTLRVRFIENNHGTPLRCCLIYVEGMIDRTLLQNGITKPVMAYPFKEEDHGNPAELIEKLRTEIITLSDITVTTGLDEVVGGIVGGNTLLLLDGYAGALSISTQGLETRAIEEPTTEKAVRGPREGFTESLFVNLTLIRRKVQNPDLKFVFRDIGSRTKTQTCICYMEGLASPEILAELQGRLDRVEIDHVLDTGYLAELIRDEPYSPFEMLGSTERPDAVVGKIMEGRIALLIEGSPFALTLPYVFVENFQAAEDYYINYYFASFNRFLRVMGAFMSISIPAAYVALVTYSQEMVPTLLLLSIATARLSVPFPTVVEALIMLTIFEILREAGARIPTSIGQAVSIVGALVLGQAAVDARIVSAPMVIVVGLTGITTLLNPRLTGPMIIVRLVLLFAAFFLGIYGYFFGLLGLVIHLMSLRSFGVPYMLGVGSIRPQDIKDTAIRAPWWDMYLRPAVMGARNMKRKLPGKRAGGS is encoded by the coding sequence GTGAAGAATGCCGACGCTTCCCGGAGCAGTGGACAGGCAGACAGTGAAATATCCACCTCTCAGCTGCTTAACCCCTCGCTGGAGGATAATCTGGCTCTGATCCGGCGGATTTTCAGCAACGATGGGACTCTGCGGGTGCGGTTCATTGAGAATAACCATGGGACACCGTTGCGCTGCTGTCTGATCTATGTGGAAGGAATGATTGACAGGACACTTTTGCAGAACGGGATTACGAAGCCGGTAATGGCTTATCCGTTCAAGGAAGAAGACCACGGCAATCCGGCTGAACTAATCGAGAAACTCCGCACGGAAATTATAACCCTCAGCGACATTACGGTAACTACTGGGCTGGATGAAGTGGTAGGGGGCATTGTCGGGGGCAACACGCTATTGCTGCTGGACGGATATGCCGGGGCGCTGAGCATCAGTACCCAAGGCTTGGAAACGCGGGCGATCGAAGAGCCTACCACAGAAAAAGCGGTCCGGGGACCGAGAGAAGGCTTCACGGAGTCGCTGTTCGTCAATCTGACCTTAATCCGCCGCAAGGTCCAGAATCCGGATCTGAAGTTTGTATTTCGTGATATCGGGAGCCGGACCAAGACGCAGACCTGTATCTGCTATATGGAGGGCCTGGCTTCACCGGAGATTCTGGCGGAGCTGCAGGGAAGGCTGGACCGGGTTGAGATAGACCATGTGCTGGATACCGGTTATCTGGCCGAGCTTATCCGCGACGAGCCTTATTCGCCATTCGAGATGCTTGGCAGCACTGAACGTCCGGATGCAGTAGTGGGCAAAATTATGGAAGGCCGGATTGCCTTGCTGATCGAAGGCAGTCCCTTTGCTTTAACACTGCCGTATGTTTTTGTCGAGAATTTCCAGGCCGCCGAGGATTACTATATCAACTATTATTTTGCCTCCTTTAACAGGTTCTTAAGGGTTATGGGGGCGTTCATGTCCATCAGCATTCCGGCAGCATATGTTGCTTTGGTTACCTACTCCCAGGAGATGGTCCCTACCCTGCTTCTGCTCAGCATTGCCACTGCGAGGCTGTCTGTCCCCTTTCCTACGGTTGTTGAGGCACTCATAATGCTGACTATATTCGAGATTCTTCGTGAGGCGGGGGCGCGGATTCCAACCTCCATTGGCCAGGCAGTCAGCATTGTGGGAGCGCTGGTACTGGGACAGGCCGCTGTAGATGCCCGGATTGTCAGCGCGCCAATGGTCATTGTGGTAGGGCTGACGGGAATTACTACCCTGCTGAATCCAAGGCTTACGGGACCAATGATTATAGTGCGTCTGGTTCTGTTGTTTGCCGCGTTTTTCCTTGGAATTTACGGATACTTTTTTGGACTGCTCGGCCTGGTGATTCATCTCATGAGTCTCCGCTCCTTCGGGGTTCCCTACATGCTGGGTGTGGGGTCGATCCGCCCGCAGGACATTAAGGATACGGCTATCCGCGCTCCATGGTGGGATATGTACCTGCGTCCGGCAGTCATGGGTGCGCGCAATATGAAGCGGAAGCTGCCCGGGAAAAGGGCGGGAGGCTCATGA
- a CDS encoding MarR family winged helix-turn-helix transcriptional regulator, translated as MTEYLSEKDRIFERLQALNKAITPTFERCAGISPTRLRLLHELFQVAEISQISLQKHVDIDAAAVTRHLKGLEENGMVSRRNNPDDNRVTLVSLTAQGRDKIRSYREEKSRFIANLLAGFNEQERAALADMLARLQYNINLLQP; from the coding sequence TTGACTGAATATCTGTCTGAGAAAGACCGTATTTTTGAACGTCTGCAGGCGCTGAACAAAGCAATTACGCCAACCTTCGAGCGCTGTGCGGGGATTAGTCCTACCCGGCTCCGTCTGCTTCATGAGCTGTTCCAGGTTGCTGAGATCAGCCAGATTTCCCTGCAAAAGCATGTGGATATCGACGCTGCGGCTGTCACCCGCCATCTGAAGGGACTGGAAGAGAACGGTATGGTCTCCCGGCGCAATAATCCCGATGACAACAGAGTGACTCTAGTCTCACTAACTGCGCAGGGCAGAGATAAAATCCGTTCTTACAGGGAAGAGAAGAGCCGTTTTATTGCCAATTTGCTCGCAGGGTTTAATGAACAGGAGCGCGCTGCGCTCGCGGATATGCTTGCCCGGCTGCAATATAATATCAATTTGCTGCAGCCATAA
- a CDS encoding nitroreductase family protein, translated as MNTTQTNDFTSIITGRRSIRKYDPSVKISKAEMAEILTEATLAPSSVNMQPWRFLVIESAEGKAKLAPLAKFNQQQVETSAAVIAVFVDMNNFDYAEEIYGTAVERGLMPAEVKERQLAALGAHFANLPAAVNRETIMIDGGLVSMQLMLAARAHGYDTNPIGGFEKDQIAEVFGMDKERYIPVMLISIGKAAEAGYASVRLPIDTIAQWK; from the coding sequence ATGAACACCACGCAAACTAATGATTTTACAAGTATTATCACAGGACGCCGCTCGATCCGCAAATATGATCCATCCGTCAAAATCAGCAAAGCGGAAATGGCCGAAATTCTTACTGAAGCAACGCTCGCACCTTCCTCGGTGAACATGCAGCCTTGGCGTTTTCTGGTGATTGAAAGTGCTGAGGGCAAAGCCAAGCTTGCGCCACTGGCTAAATTCAACCAGCAGCAGGTAGAGACTTCAGCGGCGGTTATCGCAGTGTTTGTGGATATGAACAATTTCGATTATGCCGAAGAAATTTACGGAACGGCTGTAGAACGCGGACTGATGCCTGCTGAAGTAAAGGAAAGACAGCTTGCTGCGCTGGGTGCGCATTTTGCAAATCTGCCTGCAGCGGTGAACAGAGAAACCATTATGATTGACGGGGGACTGGTCTCCATGCAGCTGATGCTGGCAGCCCGTGCCCACGGCTATGACACCAACCCTATCGGCGGCTTCGAGAAAGACCAGATTGCCGAAGTGTTCGGAATGGACAAAGAGCGCTATATCCCGGTCATGCTGATTTCGATCGGCAAAGCCGCTGAAGCCGGCTATGCATCTGTCCGTCTGCCTATCGACACCATTGCACAGTGGAAATAA
- a CDS encoding putative quinol monooxygenase codes for MIIIHAVMQVNPALKEKFLAEAKQLLAATHQEEGNLSYELYNHFEQDNTYIMVETWRDMEAVASHNTSSHFTGFAAKAPEFLTAPLDVKVYNAEPASK; via the coding sequence ATGATCATTATTCATGCTGTAATGCAAGTCAATCCCGCACTTAAGGAGAAATTTCTGGCTGAGGCAAAACAACTTCTGGCCGCAACCCACCAAGAAGAAGGCAACCTTTCTTATGAGCTCTACAATCATTTCGAACAGGACAATACCTATATCATGGTGGAAACCTGGCGCGATATGGAGGCTGTAGCCAGTCATAATACAAGCTCCCACTTCACCGGATTTGCGGCGAAAGCGCCGGAGTTCCTGACGGCACCGCTGGACGTCAAAGTGTATAACGCCGAGCCGGCAAGCAAATAA
- a CDS encoding MGMT family protein: MTPFTEKVITVIRSIPEGHVMTYGGIARAAGSPRAARQVVRILHSMSRKYKLPWHRVVNVKGEIALADDESSNLQRLYLLGEGIVFDAKGVIDLQRYQYHPGPEKEDEDYLLPPRE, from the coding sequence ATGACACCATTCACAGAAAAGGTCATCACCGTCATCCGCTCGATCCCCGAAGGTCATGTCATGACCTACGGAGGCATCGCCCGCGCGGCAGGAAGCCCGCGGGCAGCACGGCAGGTTGTGCGTATTTTGCATTCCATGAGCCGCAAATACAAGCTGCCCTGGCACAGAGTCGTCAATGTCAAAGGTGAAATAGCCTTGGCTGATGACGAGTCCAGCAATCTGCAGCGGCTTTATTTGCTTGGCGAGGGCATTGTTTTTGACGCAAAGGGCGTCATTGATCTTCAGCGGTACCAGTACCACCCCGGGCCGGAAAAAGAGGACGAAGACTACCTTCTGCCGCCTAGGGAGTAG
- a CDS encoding SulP family inorganic anion transporter: MIGWGRFKGYNIASLRKDLISGIIVGVIAIPLGMAFAIASGVKPEYGIYTTIVAGILISLFGGSKFQIGGPTGAFIPILFAIAMEYGYENLLLAGMMAGVILVLMGLLRLGVLIKFIPRPVTVGFTAGIAVIIFTGQIANFLGLKDMKRHESFVDNMKEIGLHLSTINLYSILTAVICLAVLVLGMRFAPKVPGALVGLLCATIIAALFFSGKVTTIGSAYGDIPNTLPSFHFPVITWERLKLLLRPAFVIAMLGAIESLLSAVVADGMSGSRHNSNRELIGQGVANIAAPLFGGIPATGAIARTATNIKSGAASPLSGVIHGVVVFLILLLFAPYASSIPLAAMAPILMVVAWNMSERKEFLHLLKLKTGDSLVLFITFLLTVFADLTVAVEVGLVLAVVLFVKRMGEVHLVSKVLPDPSSVKVEAHMVTDSHDCPQIGIYNVEGPLFFGAAYRFENTMPGAGPDKQKVILLRMGKVPFIDTTGEANLAGLVKELQEDGGRLMISGIQSQPLELLQKTGLYDKIGATQFYEHTGEAINDALKAINHSKCLGCRHAAFRECTAFSGLDEASGRSTFKGRVPAVGRKLSGEL, translated from the coding sequence ATGATAGGGTGGGGCCGTTTTAAAGGCTACAATATTGCGTCGCTGCGTAAGGATCTCATTTCAGGGATCATTGTCGGCGTTATTGCCATTCCGCTGGGGATGGCATTTGCTATTGCTTCAGGCGTGAAGCCGGAGTACGGGATTTATACTACTATAGTCGCGGGTATTCTCATTTCTTTGTTCGGCGGTTCAAAGTTCCAAATTGGCGGGCCTACGGGGGCGTTTATCCCCATTTTGTTCGCTATTGCCATGGAGTATGGCTATGAGAATCTGCTGCTGGCCGGAATGATGGCCGGGGTCATCCTCGTCCTGATGGGCCTGCTCCGGCTCGGTGTGCTGATCAAGTTTATCCCTAGGCCCGTAACGGTTGGGTTTACGGCAGGGATTGCGGTTATTATCTTCACCGGGCAGATTGCCAACTTCCTTGGCCTGAAGGATATGAAGCGGCATGAGAGCTTCGTGGATAATATGAAGGAGATCGGCCTGCATCTCTCCACGATCAATCTGTACAGCATTCTGACAGCGGTGATCTGCCTGGCTGTGCTTGTACTGGGTATGCGTTTTGCGCCAAAAGTGCCCGGGGCACTGGTTGGGCTGCTCTGCGCAACCATCATAGCCGCGCTATTCTTCAGCGGCAAGGTGACAACGATCGGCTCAGCCTACGGGGACATCCCGAATACGCTGCCGAGCTTCCATTTCCCGGTTATTACCTGGGAACGGTTAAAGCTGCTGCTTCGTCCGGCCTTCGTAATTGCCATGCTTGGCGCGATTGAGTCGCTGTTGTCCGCAGTGGTGGCGGACGGCATGTCGGGCAGCCGCCACAACAGCAACCGTGAACTGATCGGCCAGGGGGTTGCCAATATAGCTGCTCCTCTGTTCGGCGGGATTCCCGCTACCGGGGCGATTGCAAGAACGGCAACCAATATCAAAAGCGGAGCGGCTTCCCCCTTGTCGGGTGTAATCCACGGAGTGGTGGTATTTCTCATTCTGCTGCTGTTTGCTCCCTATGCGTCGAGTATTCCGCTGGCTGCAATGGCACCTATTCTGATGGTCGTGGCATGGAATATGAGCGAGCGCAAGGAATTCCTTCATCTGCTCAAGCTGAAGACAGGGGATTCGCTGGTGCTGTTCATTACGTTCCTGTTAACCGTCTTTGCCGACCTGACAGTGGCGGTGGAGGTTGGATTGGTGCTGGCTGTGGTCTTGTTCGTCAAACGGATGGGCGAGGTGCACCTGGTCTCCAAGGTGCTTCCTGACCCGAGCTCGGTAAAGGTCGAGGCGCATATGGTCACAGACAGCCACGATTGCCCGCAGATCGGCATATATAATGTGGAAGGGCCGCTATTCTTCGGCGCCGCCTACCGGTTCGAGAATACGATGCCGGGAGCCGGGCCGGATAAGCAGAAGGTCATTCTGCTCCGGATGGGGAAGGTTCCTTTTATCGATACCACCGGCGAAGCCAATCTGGCGGGACTGGTGAAGGAATTGCAGGAGGATGGCGGCCGGCTGATGATCTCCGGTATTCAGTCCCAGCCGCTGGAGCTGCTCCAAAAGACCGGATTGTATGACAAAATCGGAGCAACGCAATTTTATGAACATACCGGCGAGGCCATCAATGATGCGCTGAAGGCCATCAATCACAGCAAGTGTCTTGGCTGCCGTCATGCGGCCTTCAGGGAATGCACAGCTTTTTCCGGGCTGGATGAAGCGTCAGGGCGCAGCACCTTCAAGGGGCGTGTGCCTGCCGTGGGCCGCAAGCTGAGCGGAGAACTGTAG